A DNA window from Pseudomonas wuhanensis contains the following coding sequences:
- a CDS encoding N-acetylmuramoyl-L-alanine amidase — MAALFATQATAQEIKPGEFMCPIPITVNDRAATREAIIKKVRSLNATFVERSSWGAVKGKPDMVMDWDYSMIALHHAGRSHSCTPGAEQMQEIQKGHLSQKYDDIGYHYGIDCTGQIFEGRDIRLQGSSVLKFNTGLIGIVLLENLTTPEEGGDWVAKGRVALDSIGYSTTNVIPDAQIVALMHLIDALKSVFVIKHFGGHREYPGQASEGKICPGNIGMELVRNLRTKTQLLPPPAPQE, encoded by the coding sequence ATGGCCGCTCTGTTTGCGACTCAAGCAACTGCACAGGAGATCAAACCTGGCGAGTTCATGTGTCCGATTCCAATCACTGTGAACGACCGGGCCGCTACACGGGAGGCGATTATCAAAAAGGTTCGATCACTGAACGCGACGTTCGTCGAGCGATCATCTTGGGGCGCGGTGAAAGGCAAGCCGGATATGGTCATGGATTGGGACTACAGCATGATTGCCCTGCACCATGCCGGGCGGAGCCATAGCTGCACACCCGGTGCAGAGCAGATGCAGGAGATCCAAAAAGGCCACCTGAGTCAGAAGTACGACGATATCGGCTACCACTACGGGATCGATTGCACCGGACAGATTTTCGAAGGTCGTGACATTCGGCTTCAGGGTTCGAGCGTTTTGAAGTTCAACACTGGTTTGATCGGCATTGTGTTACTGGAAAACCTGACGACACCGGAGGAGGGGGGCGACTGGGTCGCGAAAGGACGAGTTGCCCTCGACAGCATCGGCTACAGCACCACAAACGTGATTCCGGATGCTCAAATCGTCGCGTTGATGCACTTGATCGACGCGCTGAAGAGCGTGTTCGTCATCAAGCACTTTGGTGGTCATAGGGAGTATCCAGGGCAAGCGTCCGAGGGAAAAATCTGTCCAGGAAATATTGGTATGGAATTGGTTAGAAACCTCCGAACCAAGACTCAACTGTTGCCTCCACCGGCGCCGCAAGAATGA